One window from the genome of Macaca fascicularis isolate 582-1 chromosome 7, T2T-MFA8v1.1 encodes:
- the SIX4 gene encoding homeobox protein SIX4 isoform X3, with product MSSSSPTGQIASAADIKQENGMESASEGQEAHREVAGGAAVELSPPAPAPFPLEPGDAATAAARVSGEEGAVATAAAGAVADQVQLHSELLGRHHHAAAAAQTPLAFSPDHVACVCEALQQGGNLDRLARFLWSLPQSDLLRGNESLLKARALVAFHQGIYPELYSILESHSFESANHPLLQQLWYKARYTEAERARGRPLGAVDKYRLRRKFPLPRTIWDGEETVYCFKEKSRNALKELYKQNRYPSPAEKRHLAKITGLSLTQVSNWFKNRRQRDRNPSETQSKRALDGVC from the coding sequence atgtcctcttcctcccccaccGGGCAGATCGCAAGTGCGGCGGACATCAAGCAGGAGAATGGGATGGAAAGCGCCTCAGAAGGGCAGGAGGCGCACCGAGAAGTGGCGGGGGGCGCGGCGGTGGAGCTGAGCCCCCCGGCTCCAGCCCCTTTTCCCCTGGAGCCGGGGGACGCCGCGACCGCTGCCGCCAGGGTGAGCGGAGAGGAAGGGGCAGTGGCGACGGCGGCGGCCGGAGCGGTGGCGGATCAGGTACAACTCCACTCGGAACTTCtgggcaggcaccaccacgctgCAGCCGCCGCGCAGACCCCGCTGGCCTTCTCGCCCGACCACGTCGCCTGCGTGTGCGAGGCACTGCAGCAGGGGGGCAACCTGGACCGCCTGGCCCGGTTCCTGTGGTCCCTGCCCCAGAGCGACCTGCTACGTGGCAACGAGAGCCTGCTGAAGGCGCGGGCGCTCGTGGCCTTCCACCAGGGCATCTACCCCGAGCTCTACAGCATCCTCGAGAGCCACAGCTTCGAGTCGGCCAACCACCCGCTGCTGCAGCAGCTCTGGTACAAGGCGCGCTACACCGAGGCCGAGCGAGCCCGCGGCCGGCCGCTAGGAGCGGTGGACAAGTACCGGCTGCGCAGGAAATTCCCCCTGCCCCGCACCATCTGGGACGGCGAGGAGACGGTGTATTGTTTCAAGGAGAAGTCGCGCAACGCGCTCAAGGAGCTCTACAAGCAGAATCGCTACCCTTCGCCCGCCGAGAAGCGGCACCTGGCCAAGATCACCGGCCTCTCCCTCACCCAGGTCAGCAACTGGTTCAAGAACCGCCGGCAGCGCGATCGGAACCCCTCCGAGACCCAGTCCAAAAG